The sequence ATCGCGATTTCGCTTTATCTGGCCACAGATGTTGCCCCATTATTTACGCAAATGGCGATGGAAGGGAACTTTACAATGCCGGAAGATTCGGCACAAATATCCAGCATTGACCAAGGAGGCAATCTAATTAACTGGATAATCGTTCGTTTATTCGGTATATTCAATTAATATTACAAAAAGTAGGAGGGCTAGAATTGAAAGCATTAGTAAAAACAGCACCTGGATTTGGACATGTTGAACTCCAAAACAAGCCCGAACCTGCTCCAGGGGAAAAGCAAGTCAAAATTAAAGTCAAATATGCAGGCATTTGTGGGTCCGATATCCATACGTATGAAGGCCATTATAAAGTGGCCTTCCCAGTAACACTTGGCCATGAATTTTCAGGAGAAATTGTTGAAGTCGGGCCTGGTGTTCAATCCTTTAAAGTAGGGGATCGAGTGACCTCTGAAACCACTTTCTCTGTTTGTGGGCAATGTTCCTATTGCCGAACGAAAGACTACAATCTTTGCAACGAGCGCAAAGGGCTTGGTACCCAGCAAGATGGCGGGTTCGCCGAGTATGTACTTGCCCGGGAAGAGAGTTTGCACCTTTTGCCAGACAATGTTGATTTCCGTTCAGCAGCGATGACAGAACCGTTAGCCTGCACGCACCATGCGCTAGCGAAAACAACAATCAACGCAGGCGATTTGTGTGTTGTCATTGGTCCTGGCCCGATTGGCTTGCTTGCTGCCCAAGTGGCGAAAAGCAGAGGCGCAAACGTCATGATAACTGGGCTCAACCATGACAAAATTCGTCTTGAGAAGGCACGTGCCCTTGGGATTGATTACGTCGTCAATGGCGAAGAAACCGATGTCGGTGAAGTCGTGAATGAACTGACAAACGGCAAAGGGGCCGATGTGGTGCTTGAATGTTCTGGGGCTGTAAAAGCAGCCAATCAAGGGCTAAAGTTATTGCGGAAAAAGGGGCAATATAGCCAAGTCGGCATCTTTGCTGCTTCAGAAATTCCCTTTGACCTCGAAAAAATCATTCAGAAAGAAATTTGCGTCATTGGCAGCAGAAGCCAGAAGCCAGCTGATTGGGAACCTTCTCTGCTGCTTTTAAAAACAGGCAATGTCAACGCTC is a genomic window of Shouchella clausii containing:
- a CDS encoding zinc-binding dehydrogenase, which gives rise to MKALVKTAPGFGHVELQNKPEPAPGEKQVKIKVKYAGICGSDIHTYEGHYKVAFPVTLGHEFSGEIVEVGPGVQSFKVGDRVTSETTFSVCGQCSYCRTKDYNLCNERKGLGTQQDGGFAEYVLAREESLHLLPDNVDFRSAAMTEPLACTHHALAKTTINAGDLCVVIGPGPIGLLAAQVAKSRGANVMITGLNHDKIRLEKARALGIDYVVNGEETDVGEVVNELTNGKGADVVLECSGAVKAANQGLKLLRKKGQYSQVGIFAASEIPFDLEKIIQKEICVIGSRSQKPADWEPSLLLLKTGNVNARDLVTHEYKLHQWKEAYQAIKSGEAIKVLLKPE